The sequence ACCCCGTAAACGCCTCCGTTGCCGTGAGGAACGTCTCCTGTGCGCCGGCTTCGGCCGCCTCCATATCGAGCCCCTCCACGGCCTCCAACCGGACGAGAAACTCCCGCCAGTTGGTCAGGCTGTCCTTGCGGCCACCCAGATGGCTTGCGCCGTGGGTCTCGTCGAAGCCGAGGTCGCGCGCGCGCCGGGCGAGAACCTGCGCTCCGAGCGACGCGCCTTCCAGCACATAGACCATTCCGACGGCGTGGCTCGGCGACCGCGGCTCCGGCGCAGCCAGCGCGCGGCCGGCAAGAAACGGCGAGACGGTCCCCTCGAGATCCTCACGGTCGGACGCGATGGCCGGGGCAAGGCGGATCGGCAACCAGCCGGCGAACTCCGCCGGCAGCGCTGAGCGGTCGAGCGCCATTTCGAGCGGCTCCCGAAACGCCTGCAGGCAGCGGAGATAGGTCAGATAGGAGTTCCTGTCGTCGAAGTCGCCGACGGCTGCGTCGAGCCGGGCGTGAGCGGTAGCGGTGCTGGAGCGCAAGCGACCGCGCCTTGAGCCGAAATCCATGCGAGATGGCCGTGTCCTGAACGAGATGATCAATTGTTAGGAGCTTCAACGCACGAACGGTCCCGATCGTTCAAGCTAATTGTGCGCGCGGGTCCCAGCTTGCGCGAAACCCGTGTGCGCGTGCGCGCTCTGTCGTAGTCCACGGACCCGAACGCGGGGAACCTTCCGCACGTCTCTCCGTTAGCCAGATGACCTTCGGGCTGGGTCTGGCGCGACGGAAGCGGTTGGGGTGCGGTTGACCTCATGCCGGCTCCGTCCAATGCTAGGTGCCCGACAACGTTCCATCTTTCTGGGAAGGACGATTGCGGGATGAGGGCGAGTTCATGAGCACCCCGTTCAGAGAATTCGGGTCCAGGTCGAAGACCAGATCCTCTGCCCCTGCCGAAGATCCGGCGGCAGAGCGCGCCCTTGACCTTGCTCAAAGCCGGATTGCGATCGAAGGCATCGAGACGGAAATCGATGGCGGGCGGTTTCCGGCCAAGGCCGTCCTCGGCAAACCATTTGACGTCGAGGCGGATGTCTTTTCCGACGGTCATGACACGATCGCGGCCGCCCTCGTCCAAGATCCCGCCGCGGACGGCACCGGCGCGGAAACGCTCATGTCACCCCTCGGAAACGACCGGTGGCGCGGCGTGCTCACCTTCACCGAACCCGGCCTTCAGCGCTATGGCGTGATCGCCTGGCGCGACCTGTTCGCCACCTGGATCAAGGACACCCAGAAGAAAATCGCCGCCGGCGTGAAGGTCTCCCTGGAGACCGAAGAGGGGCGCCGTCTGGTGGCCGCGGCCGTGGAAGACCGGTCCGCCCGGACGTCCCAGGACAGCGCCGATCTCGCCGCCCTGGCCAAACGGCTCGATGCGGCCCACGAGGCCGAAAGGCTGGAGGTTCTGCTCTCCGACGGCACCCAGGCCCTGATGCGGCGCGCCGGTCCCCGGACGAACCTGACCCGCTACCCCCAGACGCTCGAGGTGTTCGTCGACCGACCGGCCGCCGCCTTTTCCGCCTGGTATGAGATGATGCCGCGCTCCCAGTCGGGCAGCACCGATCGTCACGGCACCTTCGACGACGTGATCGCGCAGCTTCCCTATGTGCGCTATCTCGGCTTCGACGTGCTCTACTTCACGCCGATCCATCCGATCGGGAAGACCAACCGCAAGGGCCGCAACAACTCGCTCACGCCCGGCCCCGACGATCCCGGAAGCCCCTACGCGATCGGTTCGGAAGACGGCGGCCACGACGCGATCCACCCCGAACTGGGGACGATCGAGGATTTCGACCGGCTGGTGGAGGCGGCCGCCGAGCACGATCTGGAGATCGCCCTCGACTTCGCGATCCAGTGCTCCCCGGACCATCCCTGGATCAAGGAGCATCCGGAGTGGTTCGACTGGCGGCCGGACGGCACCATCAAGTTCGCCGAGAACCCGCCGAAGAAGTACGAGGACATCGTCAACGTCCACTTCTACCGGGACGCGCTGCCGGACCTGTGGCTGGCGCTGCGCGACGTGGTGCTGTTCTGGGTCGCCCACGGCGTGAAGATCTTCCGGGTCGACAACCCGCACACCAAACCGTTTCCGTTCTGGGAGTGGATGATCTCGGAGGTTCGCTCCAAGCATCCCGACGTGATCTTTCTCGCCGAAGCCTTCACCCGTCCGAAGGTGATGAAGCGGCTCGCCAAGGTCGGGTTCAGCCAGTCCTACTCCTACTTCACGTGGCGCAACGAGAAGGAGGAGCTGACGGAGTATCTGGAGGAGCTGACGACGGAGCAGTGCCGGCACTACATGCGGCCGAACTTCTTCGCCAACACGCCCGACATCAATCCGGTCTACCTGCAGGAAAGCGGACGGCCGGGCTTCCGGATCCGTCTGGTGCTGGCCGCGACGCTGGCCGGCAACTACGGCCTCTACAACGGTTTCGAGATCTGCGACGCCGCCCCGGTGCCGGGCAAGGAGGAGTATCTCAACTCCGAGAAGTACGAGATCCGCCAGTGGGACATGGATGCGCCCGGCCACATCAAGGACGACATCCGGCTGGTGAACCGGCTCAGGCGCGAACGTCCGGCGATGCAGGGCTTCGACAACCTCACCTTCTACAACGCCTTCGACGACGAGGTTCTCTATTACGGCAAGCACGACCCGGAGACCGGCGATTTCGTGCTCGTCCACGTCAACCTGAACCCGCACGAGATCAGAAATTTCGAGTTCGAGGTGCCGCTTTGGGAGTTCGGCCTGCCCGATGACGCCTCCATCGAGGTGCAGGACCTGCGCCACGGCAACCACTTCACCTGGCATGGCAAGAGCCATTGGCTGACCCTCGACCCCGATGACTGTCCCTACGCCATCTGGCGTCTGATCCCGCCGGGAGCTGGCCGCGAATGAGTGCAAAGAAGACGACGACCAACCTGACCCGGATCGACGGGATCATCGACCGCTCCGACACCCAGTGGTACAAGGACGCGGTCATCTACCAGCTTCACGTGAAGGCGTTCCAGGATGCCAGCGGCGACGGCATCGGCGATTTCGCCGGGCTGATGCAGCGGCTCGACTACGTGCAGGAGCTGGGGGCGACGGCGATCTGGCTGCTGCCGTTCTATCCCTCGCCGCTGCGCGACGACGGCTATGACATCGCCGACTACAAGTCGATCAATCCGGCCTATGGCAAAATGCGCGACTTCAAGGCGTTCGTGGCGGAAGCCCACCGCCGCGGCCTGCGCGTCATCACCGAACTGGTGATCAACCACACCTCCGACCAGCACCCTTGGTTCCAGCGCGCCCGGCGCGCCAAGCCCGGCAGCGCGGCCCGCAACTTCTATGTCTGGAGCGACACCGACGAGAAGTTCCCGGAAACCCGGATCATCTTCACCGACACGGAGAAGTCGAACTGGACCTGGGACCCGGTGGCCGGCGCCTATTTCTGGCACCGGTTCTATTCCCACCAGCCGGATCTGAACTTCGACAATCCGCAGGTGCTCAAGGAAGTGCTCAAGGTGATGCACTTCTGGCTGGAGATGGGCGTCGACGGGCTGCGCCTCGACGCGATCCCCTACCTGGTCGAGCGCGAGGGCACCAACAACGAGAACCTGCCGGAGACCCACGAGGTCCTGAAGAAGATCAGGGCAGAGCTGGACAAGCACTATTCCGACCGGATGCTCCTGGCCGAAGCCAACCAGTGGCCGGAGGACACCCGACCCTATTTCGGCGACGGCGACGAATGCCACATGGGCTTCCACTTCCCGCTGATGCCGCGGATGTACATGGCCGTCGCCCAGGAAGACCGGCATCCGGTCACCGACATCATCCGGCAGACACCGGAAATTCCGGAGGAGTGCCAGTGGGGCATCTTCCTGCGCAATCATGACGAGCTGACGCTGGAGATGGTGACCGACAAGGAGCGGGACTATCTCTGGCGCGTCTATGCCGAGGATTCCCGCGCCCGCATCAATCTCGGCATCCGCCGCCGGCTCGCGCCACTGATGCAGAACGACCGGCGCAAGATCGAGCTGATGAACTCGCTGCTCCTGTCGCTGCCGGGAACGCCGATCCTCTATTACGGCGACGAACTCGGCATGGGCGACAACTACTATCTCGGCGACCGCGACGGGGTGCGCACGCCGATGCAGTGGTCGTCGGACCGCAATGCCGGCTTCTCGCGCGCCAATCCCCAGCGGCTCTACCTGCCGGTGATCCTGGATCCCGTCTACGGCTACCAGTCGATCAACGTGGAGAGCCAGACCTTCGACGGCTCGTCGCTCCTCAACTGGATGCGGCGCATGATCGCCGTGCGCAAGCAGCATCCGGCGTTCGGACGCGGCACCATGACGGTGCTCTATCCGAACAACCGCAAGGTGCTCGCCTATCTCCGCGAGGAGGGAGACGACACGATCCTGTGCGTCGCCAACCTGTCGCGCGCCGCCCAGGCGGTCGAGCTCGACCTGTCGGCCAAGCGCGGGCTGGTACCCATCGAGATGACCGGCAATTCGCCGTTCCCGCCGATCGGCGACCTGCCCTATCTGATCACCCTGCCGGGCCACGGCTTCTACTGGTTCTTCCTGGCGGATGCCGATCAGGCGCCGGCCTGGCATACGCCGATACCGGAGGTGCTGCCGGACTTCCTGACGCTGACCACCCGGGACGGCCGCATCTCCACCGCGCTCACCGGCCGAGAGGGGCGGATGCTGGAGCGCGACGTGCTGCCGAAGTTCCTGCCGCTGCAGCGCTGGTTCGCGGCCAAGGACCGGCCCATCGAGAAGGTGGCCTTCGAGCCGCTGGCGGAGCTTGCCGACGGTCGCCACTCGCTGACCACCATCGAGGTCACCACGGACCAGGACGTGGAGCGCTACTTCCTGCCGCTGACGGCGCTGTGGGGCGAGGACAATCTGGCCTTCGGCGCCCCGACGCTCGCCTACACCCTCGCCAAGCTGCGCCAGGGCCCGAAGGTCGGCGCGCTGGTCGACGGCGCGTTCGAGGCCGACCTGCCGGTGGAAGTGCTGGCGGCGATGCGGCGCGGCGATACGGTTGTCGCCGGATCGGGCCGGCTCACCTTCAAGGGCAATGACGTCCTCGCGGGTATCGAGGACGACGGCGCCCCGCGGCCGCTCGGGGTGGAGCAGAGCAACGTCTCGATCGTCTTCGACGATGCGTTGATCCTGAAGTTCTACAGGCGCCTGCGCACCGGCGTTCAACCCGACGTCGAGGTCGCCCAGTTCCTGACGGAGACCGGCGGCTACGCCAATACGCCGGCATTCCTGGGCTGCATCGATCACGTCAACGAGGACGGCGAGCTGACCACGCTGGCCGCCGCCTTCGCCTTCGTGCGCAACCAGGGCGACGCCTGGGAGGTTCTGACCGAGGCGCTCGCCCGTGACATCGACGGGTTCGAAACGAACTATGCGGCAGCCGCGGAAGCGATCGGAGAGGATGCCGACGGCGGCGATCCGTTCCCCTATCCGCTGATGATCGGCGAGCTTCTGGGCCGCCGGACCGCGGAGTTGCACCGGGCGTTCGCCAGCCCGACCGACGACGCCGCCTTCAGGGTCGACCCGATCACGGCGGACGACGTGACCGCCTGGTCGAAAGAGGCCGCCGACGATCTGGACGGGATGCTCGACCGGCTGAAGACCAACCGGAAGACCCTTCCCGAAGCCGACCGGGCCATCGCCGAGGAAATCCTGGCGGCGCGCAAGGCCCTGAAGGCCCGGGTGAAGGCGCCACGCACCTTCACGCCCTCGGGCGGACAGTCGCGGATCCACGGCGATTACCATCTCGGCCAGATCCTGATGGTCAAGAACGACATCATGATCATCGACTTCGAGGGCGAGCCGCGCCGCTCCCTGGAGCAGCGCCGCTCGAAGTCGTCGCCGCTGCGCGACGTGGCCGGCCTGGTCCGGTCGATCGACTACGCCGCCGCCGCGGTTCTGGAGCCGCACGGCGGACCGAGCCAGTCGATCCAGGACGGCGCCGTGGCGCGGGCGCTGGAGTGGCGGGATCTGACCACCCGGCAGGTGCTGGCGACCTATGAAGAGGTCATCGCCAACTGCGCGACCCATCCGGAGGATGCGGACTTCGCCCGGGCACTGCTCGACATGTTCATCATCCAGAAGGCCTCCTACGAGGTGGCGTACGAACTCGCCAACCGGCCGTCCTGGATTTCCATTCCGCTGCGGGGGCTGAAGGATCTCATCACCAGCATGGAGGACGGTCAGTGAGCACCATCACGCCCGCCCCGACCCAGACCGCAATCTCGTCCACGGACATCGAGGCGATCATCCGCGGACGGCACGGCAACCCGTTTTCCGTCCTCGGCATGTTCGGCGGCGGCCAGGAGCCGGTCGTCGTCAACGTGTTCGCGCCCGACGCGGCGACCGTCGAGGTTCTCGACGATGCCACCGGAGAGCGCGTCGCCACCCTCGACCGGGTTCATCCCGAAGGCTTCTTCTCCGGCACCGTCGACGGTCGGAGGGACCGGTTCGCCTACCGGCTCGCCCTGTCGAGCCGCGACCACCGGTGGGAGCGCCAGGACCCCTACCGCTTCGGCCCGATGCTCGGCGAACTCGACGAGTATCTGCTCGGCGAGGGCCGGCACCTCGACCTCTATCAGCGGCTCGGCGCCCACCCCACGACGGTCGAAGGCGTCGAAGGGGTCAGCTTCGCCGTCTGGGCGCCGAACGCCCGGCGTGTGTCCGTCGTCGGCCACTTCAATGCGTGGGACGGCCGCCGGCACCCCATGCGCAAGCGCTACGGCGTGGGCCTCTGGGAGCTTTTCATTCCTGGGCTCGGCCTAGGCGAGGTTTACAAGTACGAGATCGTCGGCGTGCACGGGGAGACCCTGCCGCTGAAGGCGGACCCGCTCGCCTTTGCCCAGG is a genomic window of Amorphus orientalis containing:
- a CDS encoding biliverdin-producing heme oxygenase, which codes for MRSSTATAHARLDAAVGDFDDRNSYLTYLRCLQAFREPLEMALDRSALPAEFAGWLPIRLAPAIASDREDLEGTVSPFLAGRALAAPEPRSPSHAVGMVYVLEGASLGAQVLARRARDLGFDETHGASHLGGRKDSLTNWREFLVRLEAVEGLDMEAAEAGAQETFLTATEAFTGSTYVEA
- a CDS encoding alpha-1,4-glucan--maltose-1-phosphate maltosyltransferase, encoding MSTPFREFGSRSKTRSSAPAEDPAAERALDLAQSRIAIEGIETEIDGGRFPAKAVLGKPFDVEADVFSDGHDTIAAALVQDPAADGTGAETLMSPLGNDRWRGVLTFTEPGLQRYGVIAWRDLFATWIKDTQKKIAAGVKVSLETEEGRRLVAAAVEDRSARTSQDSADLAALAKRLDAAHEAERLEVLLSDGTQALMRRAGPRTNLTRYPQTLEVFVDRPAAAFSAWYEMMPRSQSGSTDRHGTFDDVIAQLPYVRYLGFDVLYFTPIHPIGKTNRKGRNNSLTPGPDDPGSPYAIGSEDGGHDAIHPELGTIEDFDRLVEAAAEHDLEIALDFAIQCSPDHPWIKEHPEWFDWRPDGTIKFAENPPKKYEDIVNVHFYRDALPDLWLALRDVVLFWVAHGVKIFRVDNPHTKPFPFWEWMISEVRSKHPDVIFLAEAFTRPKVMKRLAKVGFSQSYSYFTWRNEKEELTEYLEELTTEQCRHYMRPNFFANTPDINPVYLQESGRPGFRIRLVLAATLAGNYGLYNGFEICDAAPVPGKEEYLNSEKYEIRQWDMDAPGHIKDDIRLVNRLRRERPAMQGFDNLTFYNAFDDEVLYYGKHDPETGDFVLVHVNLNPHEIRNFEFEVPLWEFGLPDDASIEVQDLRHGNHFTWHGKSHWLTLDPDDCPYAIWRLIPPGAGRE
- the treS gene encoding maltose alpha-D-glucosyltransferase; this encodes MSAKKTTTNLTRIDGIIDRSDTQWYKDAVIYQLHVKAFQDASGDGIGDFAGLMQRLDYVQELGATAIWLLPFYPSPLRDDGYDIADYKSINPAYGKMRDFKAFVAEAHRRGLRVITELVINHTSDQHPWFQRARRAKPGSAARNFYVWSDTDEKFPETRIIFTDTEKSNWTWDPVAGAYFWHRFYSHQPDLNFDNPQVLKEVLKVMHFWLEMGVDGLRLDAIPYLVEREGTNNENLPETHEVLKKIRAELDKHYSDRMLLAEANQWPEDTRPYFGDGDECHMGFHFPLMPRMYMAVAQEDRHPVTDIIRQTPEIPEECQWGIFLRNHDELTLEMVTDKERDYLWRVYAEDSRARINLGIRRRLAPLMQNDRRKIELMNSLLLSLPGTPILYYGDELGMGDNYYLGDRDGVRTPMQWSSDRNAGFSRANPQRLYLPVILDPVYGYQSINVESQTFDGSSLLNWMRRMIAVRKQHPAFGRGTMTVLYPNNRKVLAYLREEGDDTILCVANLSRAAQAVELDLSAKRGLVPIEMTGNSPFPPIGDLPYLITLPGHGFYWFFLADADQAPAWHTPIPEVLPDFLTLTTRDGRISTALTGREGRMLERDVLPKFLPLQRWFAAKDRPIEKVAFEPLAELADGRHSLTTIEVTTDQDVERYFLPLTALWGEDNLAFGAPTLAYTLAKLRQGPKVGALVDGAFEADLPVEVLAAMRRGDTVVAGSGRLTFKGNDVLAGIEDDGAPRPLGVEQSNVSIVFDDALILKFYRRLRTGVQPDVEVAQFLTETGGYANTPAFLGCIDHVNEDGELTTLAAAFAFVRNQGDAWEVLTEALARDIDGFETNYAAAAEAIGEDADGGDPFPYPLMIGELLGRRTAELHRAFASPTDDAAFRVDPITADDVTAWSKEAADDLDGMLDRLKTNRKTLPEADRAIAEEILAARKALKARVKAPRTFTPSGGQSRIHGDYHLGQILMVKNDIMIIDFEGEPRRSLEQRRSKSSPLRDVAGLVRSIDYAAAAVLEPHGGPSQSIQDGAVARALEWRDLTTRQVLATYEEVIANCATHPEDADFARALLDMFIIQKASYEVAYELANRPSWISIPLRGLKDLITSMEDGQ